In bacterium BMS3Abin08, a single genomic region encodes these proteins:
- a CDS encoding transposase DDE domain protein: protein MHIKKHLSFGSLRKKITGCLQSISEHRQSKKIRHSIHDVFMSGFAMMYFQDPSLLQFQKRLEDGIHNNNLKTLFQVESIPKDSQMKEVIDEVDSTELEPVFEEFFMAIQRGKHLQQYRFLDGYYLTSMDGTGYFSSEEISCPGCLRKESKKGKVRYEHQIVQAALMHPDMRQVIPFAPEAVKNMDGSEKQDCEINAGKRLIKKIRQSHHRLKIIIVADSLHSKQPFIEEVKANRMRYILVAKAEDHKILMEWVNEQRQLKEVSKMEVKDKKGRIHEYEWINEVPLNGNKDTLWVNYFEYRIIDKGKTTYRNSWVTDINIKEENVRELVRGGRCRWKIENETFNTLKNQGYYIEHNYGHGKKNLSMNFFLLNLLAFFVHQIFELTDILYQQCRVKFGSKRNLWDHLRASIHILIFPDWEILLRRLLKPSEFL from the coding sequence ATGCATATCAAGAAACATCTGTCATTTGGATCATTACGCAAGAAGATTACCGGGTGTCTGCAAAGCATATCGGAGCATAGGCAGAGCAAGAAGATAAGACACTCCATTCATGATGTATTCATGTCGGGATTTGCAATGATGTATTTTCAGGATCCTTCCCTACTTCAATTTCAAAAGAGGTTAGAGGATGGCATACACAATAACAATTTAAAGACACTCTTTCAGGTAGAAAGCATACCCAAAGACTCTCAGATGAAAGAAGTAATAGACGAGGTAGACAGCACAGAGCTTGAACCTGTATTTGAAGAGTTTTTCATGGCAATACAGAGAGGGAAACATCTTCAGCAATATCGATTTCTGGACGGCTACTATCTAACCTCGATGGATGGGACAGGATATTTCAGTTCAGAGGAGATAAGCTGTCCGGGATGTTTGCGGAAGGAAAGCAAAAAGGGAAAAGTAAGATATGAACATCAGATAGTGCAGGCAGCGCTTATGCATCCGGATATGAGACAGGTAATCCCCTTTGCCCCTGAGGCAGTAAAGAACATGGATGGGAGTGAAAAACAGGACTGCGAGATAAATGCAGGCAAGAGGTTGATTAAAAAGATAAGGCAATCCCATCACCGGTTAAAGATAATCATAGTTGCAGACAGTCTACACAGCAAGCAGCCATTTATAGAAGAGGTAAAGGCAAACAGGATGAGATACATACTGGTGGCAAAGGCGGAAGACCACAAGATACTTATGGAATGGGTTAATGAGCAGAGGCAGCTTAAAGAAGTCTCAAAGATGGAAGTAAAAGACAAAAAAGGCCGTATTCATGAATATGAGTGGATAAATGAAGTTCCATTAAACGGCAACAAAGATACCCTGTGGGTAAACTATTTTGAATACCGGATAATAGACAAGGGGAAAACAACATATCGTAACAGTTGGGTAACGGATATAAATATTAAAGAAGAAAACGTTAGAGAACTTGTCAGAGGCGGCAGGTGCCGGTGGAAGATAGAGAATGAGACATTCAATACCCTGAAGAACCAGGGTTATTATATAGAGCACAATTACGGACATGGAAAAAAGAACCTTTCCATGAATTTCTTTCTTTTAAATCTTTTGGCATTTTTTGTTCATCAGATATTTGAATTGACGGACATACTGTATCAGCAATGCAGGGTCAAGTTTGGCAGCAAGAGAAATTTATGGGATCATCTGAGAGCTTCTATTCATATTCTAATATTCCCCGACTGGGAAATATTGTTAAGACGGCTGCTTAAACCTTCCGAGTTTTTGTGA
- the metH_1 gene encoding methionine synthase, producing MDILKELEENIIKGRFKETEGLVKTALDQGKGADEIIQEALSRGIDEVGRRFKSDEYFLPEVMTCARAMNTALSVLKPFFTDQKKNTIGTFLIGTVEGDLHDIGKNIVSMMMEASGFKVYDIGIDVKPDVFVREIKEKSPDLVGISALLTMTMPKQRETIKAFEDAGIREDIVILVGGAPVDQSWADEIGADAYAEDAIECVEKSKAFLGVG from the coding sequence ATGGATATTCTTAAAGAGCTTGAAGAGAATATTATAAAGGGGCGGTTCAAGGAGACGGAAGGCCTGGTCAAGACTGCGCTGGATCAGGGAAAAGGTGCTGATGAAATCATCCAGGAAGCCCTCTCAAGGGGGATAGACGAGGTTGGAAGGAGGTTTAAGAGCGACGAGTATTTTCTGCCCGAGGTCATGACATGCGCACGAGCGATGAATACGGCCCTATCCGTGCTTAAACCCTTTTTTACCGACCAGAAGAAGAATACGATAGGAACCTTTCTTATCGGGACCGTGGAAGGTGACCTGCACGACATAGGGAAAAATATCGTATCAATGATGATGGAGGCTTCGGGATTCAAGGTCTATGATATCGGAATTGATGTAAAACCGGATGTGTTTGTCCGTGAAATAAAGGAAAAATCCCCTGATCTTGTGGGAATATCAGCACTATTGACAATGACTATGCCTAAACAGAGAGAGACAATCAAGGCCTTTGAAGATGCCGGAATACGTGAGGACATCGTGATTCTTGTTGGCGGAGCCCCCGTTGATCAAAGTTGGGCTGATGAAATCGGGGCCGATGCATATGCCGAGGATGCTATTGAATGTGTTGAGAAATCAAAGGCATTTTTAGGAGTCGGTTAG
- a CDS encoding methylcobalamin:coenzyme M methyltransferase, whose translation MGEMSCRERVLTALEHREPDRVPSSIWCTIDAYKAIRRKLGLEVKDTYPVGSTTWTQDVPAEEDVVEKFGADLIRINVKTPGGKSLQETDEGLLVDEWGVTRKRVEYEGGSYLDIVKYPLEDATEEDLDDYPWPDPTDPAVVEGLRERAQWLRKNTPYAILLQCGRGGIFEQAKYLRGYAKIFEDFVAEPEFIQALFRKLLAVEKEFNRVGLEAAGEFVDIIRLSPEDLASEKQTFCSPSMFREMILPHYRECIHYVKGLFHEKNPDGKIEFHSCGAVSYPFMDDLLDSGIDIYDSLEVKVREESRPVRFKERYGDRLSFLGGIDVQWTLPFGKPEDVRNEVRERISEMAPGGGYILSSSHRLTPDFPFENISAMYEATREFGKYPIK comes from the coding sequence ATGGGTGAAATGAGTTGCCGGGAAAGGGTATTAACTGCTTTAGAGCACAGAGAACCCGATCGCGTGCCCAGCAGTATTTGGTGTACTATCGATGCCTATAAAGCGATCAGAAGGAAACTCGGTCTGGAAGTAAAAGATACGTATCCCGTTGGTTCTACAACATGGACCCAGGATGTTCCTGCAGAAGAGGACGTAGTAGAAAAGTTTGGTGCCGATCTCATCCGTATCAATGTGAAGACGCCCGGTGGAAAGAGCTTGCAGGAAACCGATGAAGGTCTGCTTGTCGATGAATGGGGCGTTACCAGAAAACGTGTGGAATACGAAGGAGGTTCCTATCTGGACATAGTGAAGTATCCGCTTGAAGATGCAACTGAAGAGGATCTCGACGATTACCCCTGGCCTGACCCGACCGACCCTGCCGTAGTTGAAGGTCTGAGGGAAAGGGCACAATGGCTTCGCAAAAATACCCCCTACGCTATTCTTCTCCAGTGTGGCCGCGGAGGCATATTTGAGCAGGCAAAATATTTGCGCGGCTATGCAAAGATTTTTGAGGATTTTGTTGCTGAACCGGAATTCATACAAGCCCTTTTCAGAAAACTGCTTGCCGTTGAAAAGGAATTCAACCGCGTAGGACTCGAAGCTGCCGGGGAGTTTGTCGATATCATACGTCTGAGCCCGGAGGATCTGGCAAGTGAAAAACAGACTTTTTGTTCCCCCTCGATGTTCCGTGAGATGATCCTCCCCCATTACCGGGAATGCATCCATTATGTAAAGGGTTTATTCCATGAAAAAAATCCTGATGGTAAAATCGAATTCCATAGTTGCGGAGCTGTCTCTTATCCATTTATGGATGATCTCCTTGATTCCGGAATAGATATTTACGATTCCCTTGAGGTCAAGGTTAGGGAGGAAAGCAGGCCGGTACGTTTTAAGGAGAGATACGGGGACCGTCTTTCATTCCTTGGAGGAATTGACGTACAGTGGACCCTGCCTTTCGGCAAGCCGGAGGATGTGAGAAATGAAGTGCGGGAAAGGATCAGTGAGATGGCGCCGGGTGGAGGGTATATTCTCAGTTCTTCTCACAGGCTGACACCCGACTTTCCATTTGAGAATATCTCTGCTATGTATGAGGCTACAAGGGAGTTTGGCAAATATCCTATAAAGTAG
- the metH_2 gene encoding methionine synthase — MDKMKELAEKVEKGKNQEVPALVQEILDGGATPYDVLLNGLQAGLLIIGERFKKDECFIPEVLLSVRAMKAGMKILEPLLAEAGSEPIAKVVLGTVKDDLHDIGKNMVGMMLEGSGFKVIDIGINVSESAFLDAVMREGPDILAMSALLSTTMPYLKTTIDTLKEHGVRDKIKVLVGGAPVTEEYALESGADGYAPDSAHAVDKAKELIMQKISK, encoded by the coding sequence ATGGATAAAATGAAGGAGCTTGCGGAAAAGGTCGAGAAAGGGAAAAACCAGGAGGTCCCCGCACTGGTTCAGGAGATTCTTGACGGTGGGGCAACCCCCTACGATGTTTTGCTGAACGGACTCCAGGCAGGACTTCTGATAATAGGCGAGAGGTTTAAGAAGGACGAATGTTTCATCCCCGAGGTCCTTCTTTCGGTACGAGCAATGAAGGCGGGCATGAAGATACTCGAACCTCTGCTGGCAGAGGCTGGTTCTGAACCTATAGCAAAGGTAGTGCTTGGTACTGTAAAGGATGACCTTCACGATATAGGAAAGAACATGGTGGGAATGATGCTTGAGGGATCAGGCTTTAAGGTGATAGATATCGGCATCAATGTATCGGAGTCGGCCTTTCTGGATGCAGTGATGAGGGAGGGGCCGGATATCCTGGCAATGTCTGCACTACTGAGCACAACAATGCCCTACCTGAAGACGACCATCGATACCTTAAAGGAACACGGTGTGCGTGATAAGATAAAGGTACTGGTTGGAGGTGCACCTGTCACTGAAGAGTATGCCTTGGAGTCCGGGGCGGACGGGTATGCGCCTGATTCCGCCCATGCCGTTGATAAGGCCAAGGAATTGATCATGCAGAAGATCTCAAAATAA